One stretch of Corynebacterium auriscanis DNA includes these proteins:
- a CDS encoding DEAD/DEAH box helicase, which translates to MATFTEVLTQLRDNQPQAKYGIAFEKLMVNFFRTVPTLAEQFDEVCRWKDWRYNGGKADTGIDLVARRADDHRWVAIQAKFYKPTTSIQKQHIDSFFEASGKSFETENGREHFAHRYIISTTDRWSANAEDALANQMIETSRIGMADIANAPVNWDVAFPGSEIQINLSKKKAFEPRKHQTEAIEKVLKGFESRDRGKLIMACGTGKTFTALRLAEQFAAVRGDRARVLFLVPSIALLSQTLREWTAQATVELRSFAVCSDTKAGKAAEDIAPYDLEVPVSTNGDMITEAFSIGKRAKGLHVVFSTYQSLGAVHDAQQKGLEPFDLVICDEAHRTTGVTLAGEDASAFVRIHDAEYIQAHKRLYMTATPRLFDESVKGKAKEHSAELASMDDEAVFGPEFHRLGFGEAVDKGLLTDYKVLVMTVDEGVAAEVMAQADGQTVNLTTASAMIGAWTALAKRSGGLQGTKAGFEKGAKPMLRTVAFAKDIRASKQIAESFPVLIRSYQNVLMQSSAVNHVDLHNVNVDVAAQHVDGTMNAMQRSSRISWLEADIEGGETRVLTNARCLSEGVDVPGLDSVIFFNPRNSMVDVVQSVGRVMRKADGKDYGYIILPVAVPPNVSPSQALNDNARFKVVWQILNALRAHDDRFNAKVNSIAMNEGDASELPLVVNPVPKPKDLLNGDDSRPVDPDATEAEQRDLAQQFALFSLEKWQEAMHVKLVDKVGTRTYWEDWADDVAKIAQAQITRISALVDGANPTLRKEFDRFVEGLRGNLNDSITDAEAISMLSQHLITAPVFDALFEGHNFTEHNPVAQVMQRMTMVLEKEDLDTETESLEKFYDSVRVRASEVNSASGKQQVIKELYERFFQKAFRKQAEALGIVYTPVEIVDFILRAADDVSRKHFGKGLTDEGVCILDPFAGTSTFTVRLLQSGLIKPEDLARKYANEIFATEIMLLAYYVSAVNIETTYNALRAEEAKRNGELEPEYVPFSNIALADTFQIHEEGDIADLQIFRENNETIERQRKAPINVVIGNPPYSAGQKSANDLNANLKYPTLDKKIAETYAARSTATNKNSLYDSYLRAFRWATDRIGDQGVVAFVSNGGWIDGNTGDGVRLSMAEDFTDLYVFNLRGNARTAGEQRRKEAGNVFEDGGRTTIAITIGIKDPTKSGFQLHYRDIGDYLSAEEKVRIVDTSTVDSIDWQTIVPNEHGDWVNQRSEDFATWPVIGEKKGNSTKFFTTFSAGLQTNRDAWVYSYSKAGLRSQIGTLKTSYEKVLREIAPEQNAMEFLKANPHSVDPKKSKWSSSLQNLLNQRQPLKNEGFVSVSLYRPFCRQNVFFDEQFNHRRYQLPRMFPTPAHPNVGYGVCSTSTRTPFSLIGTDLLPNLSVFIDPVQFFPRFTWAPVDADGGLFGQGDVAQQSYETSQYGKIAEVVDGYVRVDNITDEIKKIYRHALGADITGDDIFHFVYGKLHDPEYRTTYAADLKKMLPHIDTPSSRAEFDKFATAGAELMALHVNYEDVEPWPLDVQVKGDESDRETWRVTKIRWAKRKDPETGKSVNDVTKLIYSPKVTIAGIPAEADEYMLGSRSALAWIIDRYQVKKDKASGIVNDPNDWADEVNNPRYIVDLIGRVTRVAMETNRIVKSFSS; encoded by the coding sequence ATGGCAACGTTCACTGAAGTTCTCACTCAACTCCGCGATAATCAACCGCAAGCGAAGTACGGAATCGCTTTCGAGAAACTGATGGTCAACTTCTTTAGAACGGTCCCCACTTTGGCCGAGCAGTTCGACGAGGTGTGCCGGTGGAAGGACTGGCGGTACAACGGGGGCAAAGCAGATACGGGCATTGATCTGGTAGCACGACGGGCGGATGATCACCGCTGGGTCGCGATTCAGGCGAAGTTCTACAAACCCACCACGAGTATTCAAAAACAGCACATCGACTCGTTTTTCGAGGCTTCCGGCAAGTCCTTCGAGACCGAGAACGGCCGTGAACACTTCGCACATCGCTACATCATCTCCACGACCGATCGATGGTCAGCGAACGCGGAAGATGCCCTGGCTAACCAAATGATCGAAACCAGCCGCATTGGCATGGCAGACATTGCCAATGCACCCGTGAATTGGGATGTTGCATTCCCTGGTTCCGAGATTCAAATCAATCTGTCGAAGAAGAAAGCCTTCGAACCCCGTAAGCACCAAACCGAAGCTATCGAAAAAGTCCTCAAGGGTTTCGAAAGCCGCGACCGCGGCAAGCTGATCATGGCGTGTGGTACAGGTAAAACCTTCACCGCATTGCGCTTGGCGGAGCAGTTCGCCGCGGTTCGCGGTGACCGCGCTCGAGTTCTGTTCCTTGTCCCTTCCATCGCGTTGCTGTCTCAGACCTTGCGGGAGTGGACTGCGCAAGCGACGGTCGAACTACGTAGTTTCGCTGTGTGTTCAGATACTAAAGCCGGCAAAGCAGCTGAGGACATTGCACCATACGACCTGGAAGTGCCCGTTTCAACCAATGGCGACATGATCACTGAAGCATTCTCCATTGGTAAGCGCGCTAAGGGGCTCCACGTTGTGTTCTCCACGTACCAATCGTTGGGTGCGGTCCATGATGCCCAGCAGAAGGGGCTGGAGCCTTTCGATTTGGTGATCTGCGATGAGGCCCACCGCACGACAGGTGTGACTCTTGCCGGTGAGGATGCCTCCGCTTTCGTACGCATCCACGATGCCGAATACATCCAGGCCCACAAGCGCCTGTACATGACCGCGACTCCGCGGCTTTTCGATGAGTCAGTGAAGGGCAAAGCCAAGGAACACTCCGCCGAGCTTGCTTCAATGGACGACGAAGCAGTTTTCGGTCCTGAATTTCACCGGTTGGGCTTTGGGGAGGCCGTCGACAAGGGATTGCTGACGGACTACAAGGTGCTCGTGATGACGGTGGACGAGGGCGTCGCCGCCGAAGTAATGGCCCAGGCCGATGGCCAGACAGTCAATCTAACGACGGCTTCGGCGATGATCGGCGCTTGGACTGCGCTGGCGAAACGGTCCGGTGGTTTGCAGGGAACGAAGGCTGGGTTTGAAAAGGGCGCCAAGCCGATGCTGCGGACGGTTGCTTTCGCGAAGGACATTCGGGCCTCGAAGCAGATTGCGGAATCTTTCCCGGTTCTGATTCGCTCCTACCAGAACGTGTTGATGCAAAGCTCTGCTGTGAATCACGTGGATTTGCATAACGTGAACGTGGATGTTGCTGCTCAACACGTAGACGGGACGATGAACGCGATGCAGCGGTCGTCTCGGATTTCGTGGCTGGAAGCCGACATTGAAGGTGGCGAAACGCGAGTACTAACTAATGCTCGCTGCCTGTCCGAGGGTGTGGACGTGCCTGGGCTGGATTCGGTCATTTTCTTCAACCCACGTAATTCCATGGTGGATGTGGTGCAATCCGTGGGGCGTGTAATGCGCAAGGCCGATGGCAAGGACTACGGTTACATCATTTTGCCCGTTGCGGTTCCGCCCAATGTGAGCCCCTCGCAGGCGCTGAACGACAATGCTCGGTTCAAGGTGGTGTGGCAGATCCTCAACGCGCTGCGTGCGCATGACGATCGTTTCAACGCGAAGGTCAATTCCATCGCGATGAATGAAGGGGATGCAAGCGAGCTTCCCCTGGTAGTGAATCCGGTTCCAAAACCTAAGGACTTGCTCAACGGCGATGATTCACGCCCCGTGGATCCCGATGCTACCGAGGCCGAACAGCGTGACCTCGCGCAACAGTTCGCCTTGTTCTCCCTGGAGAAATGGCAAGAGGCCATGCATGTGAAGCTGGTCGATAAGGTGGGAACCCGCACGTACTGGGAGGACTGGGCCGATGATGTTGCCAAGATTGCCCAGGCGCAGATTACGCGAATCTCTGCGCTGGTCGATGGTGCGAACCCCACTCTGCGTAAGGAATTCGACCGCTTTGTGGAAGGGCTTCGCGGCAACCTCAATGATTCAATCACGGATGCCGAAGCCATCAGTATGTTGTCCCAGCACCTGATCACCGCCCCGGTATTTGATGCGCTCTTTGAGGGGCACAACTTCACCGAGCACAACCCAGTTGCGCAAGTGATGCAGCGCATGACGATGGTGCTGGAGAAGGAAGATCTGGATACTGAAACCGAATCGCTGGAAAAATTCTACGATTCGGTGCGTGTGCGGGCCTCGGAGGTGAATAGCGCTTCTGGCAAGCAGCAAGTGATTAAGGAGCTTTACGAGCGCTTCTTCCAGAAGGCGTTCAGGAAGCAGGCCGAAGCCCTTGGGATTGTGTACACCCCGGTGGAGATCGTGGACTTCATCCTTCGCGCTGCCGATGATGTTTCGCGGAAGCACTTCGGCAAGGGGCTGACCGATGAAGGCGTGTGTATCCTTGACCCTTTCGCTGGCACTTCCACGTTCACCGTCCGTTTGCTGCAATCAGGTCTAATTAAGCCGGAAGACTTGGCCCGCAAGTACGCGAATGAAATTTTCGCTACGGAGATCATGTTGCTGGCTTACTACGTTTCTGCGGTGAATATCGAGACCACTTATAACGCGCTGCGGGCTGAAGAAGCGAAGCGCAACGGCGAACTGGAGCCGGAGTATGTCCCATTCAGCAACATCGCTTTGGCCGACACCTTCCAGATTCACGAAGAAGGCGACATCGCTGACCTGCAAATCTTCCGCGAGAACAATGAGACCATTGAACGGCAGAGGAAAGCCCCAATCAATGTAGTGATCGGCAATCCTCCTTACTCCGCTGGCCAGAAGTCTGCCAACGATTTGAACGCGAACCTCAAGTATCCAACGCTCGATAAAAAGATCGCGGAAACCTACGCAGCCAGGTCCACCGCGACCAACAAAAATTCGCTCTACGACTCCTACTTGCGCGCCTTCCGCTGGGCCACCGACCGCATTGGAGACCAAGGTGTGGTCGCCTTCGTATCCAACGGTGGGTGGATCGATGGCAACACCGGCGACGGCGTGCGGCTTTCCATGGCCGAGGACTTCACGGATCTGTACGTGTTCAACCTGCGGGGTAATGCACGCACCGCGGGAGAACAGCGCAGGAAGGAGGCGGGCAATGTTTTCGAAGACGGCGGGCGTACGACTATCGCGATCACCATCGGTATCAAAGATCCCACGAAATCTGGTTTCCAACTGCACTACAGAGACATAGGTGATTATCTTTCTGCCGAGGAGAAAGTGCGCATTGTGGACACCTCCACTGTCGATTCCATCGACTGGCAGACCATCGTCCCGAATGAGCATGGTGACTGGGTCAATCAACGCTCCGAAGATTTCGCTACCTGGCCGGTAATCGGCGAGAAGAAAGGAAATTCGACTAAATTCTTCACGACTTTTTCGGCCGGACTGCAAACCAATCGAGATGCTTGGGTCTATTCATACTCAAAAGCTGGTCTACGATCCCAAATTGGGACACTCAAGACCAGCTATGAAAAAGTATTGCGCGAAATTGCGCCAGAACAAAATGCTATGGAGTTTTTGAAAGCTAATCCACATTCTGTAGACCCAAAGAAAAGTAAATGGTCCTCGAGCCTACAAAATCTGTTGAACCAACGGCAGCCATTGAAAAACGAGGGTTTTGTTTCAGTGAGCCTTTACCGACCATTCTGCCGACAGAATGTGTTCTTTGACGAGCAGTTTAACCATCGTCGGTACCAGCTGCCGAGAATGTTCCCGACCCCGGCCCATCCGAATGTCGGCTATGGCGTCTGTTCAACATCAACGCGAACGCCTTTCTCACTGATTGGTACCGATCTTCTGCCGAATCTGAGTGTATTCATTGACCCAGTCCAATTCTTCCCCCGCTTCACCTGGGCTCCCGTCGATGCGGATGGCGGGTTGTTCGGTCAGGGAGACGTTGCTCAGCAGAGCTACGAAACGAGCCAGTACGGCAAGATTGCTGAGGTTGTCGACGGATATGTGCGCGTGGATAACATCACCGACGAGATCAAGAAAATCTACCGGCATGCGCTCGGTGCGGATATCACGGGCGACGACATCTTCCATTTCGTGTACGGCAAGCTGCACGATCCGGAGTACCGTACAACGTACGCGGCGGATCTGAAGAAGATGCTTCCCCACATTGACACGCCATCGTCACGGGCAGAATTCGATAAGTTCGCCACCGCCGGTGCCGAATTAATGGCTCTGCACGTCAACTACGAAGACGTGGAACCGTGGCCGTTGGACGTACAGGTCAAGGGCGACGAATCCGATCGGGAAACCTGGCGCGTGACCAAGATACGCTGGGCAAAACGCAAGGATCCCGAAACCGGTAAGAGCGTTAACGACGTCACCAAGCTGATCTACAGCCCGAAGGTAACTATCGCTGGCATCCCCGCGGAGGCCGATGAGTACATGCTCGGCTCTCGCAGCGCGCTGGCGTGGATCATTGACCGTTACCAGGTGAAGAAGGACAAGGCCTCCGGCATCGTCAACGACCCGAACGATTGGGCCGACGAAGTAAACAACCCGCGCTACATCGTCGATCTCATCGGTCGGGTAACCCGCGTGGCAATGGAAACCAACAGGATCGTCAAGAGCTTTAGCTCTTAG
- a CDS encoding exonuclease domain-containing protein: protein MHNPQRYAVIDLETTGFSKSDRVIEIGVVLLDQAGNVERTWETIVQPNRDIPNSFVHKLTPSHLVHAPQFEDIAGELAEILHGRTIIAHNAPFDIRFLTTEFERIGVTLPAYGAWVHDTLPLCRQCFPETNGSLDKVAKLLGITNDRPHAALADALATAEIYRHLRNDLGRVASGAASLAVPPTTYPRRGRAISRDDATGAAPHDGSWLAGLAAKLPGGRGTADSDRYRKLLAAALADRHLSASEIKQLEESAVRDGISHDDILAIHEDFLRQLSVEAWLDGVVTEEEKHTLRTVAGQLGVDANLTEQLIATPQTGEQTVGLTLTPGDRVTFTGQLDLPRGEWEQRAKSVGLDVGGVTKKSVLVVAANPDSTSGKARKARDLGVPIIGERVFAQLLSAMAEAETSPEPDMDAAGVHSAEPKRTALFPWLREVEFEETEEFDTLRAAELWIEHHPTRALHSLSHVFGGVQGDEARGQNHGGMLELRVDTPTERRWMELFVNPLDASVMDLRGVKGMGKQRVRNAVERVVLAAIDAEEATGEHLEDGDRLGAGMYGGLADEFYDSEGDGAGVESVTGAEATAGVATRSGLRSGEMLASVPTNEVRLWLGWLQLSGMNAEAAGSVVPTANDSLAEYVPNLIDSCGEVDPVEDVFRVAVDPLRAATRGDNRKWLILMERWFGAATLDELGQRMGVTRERVRQLEKQMAEQFEAHRDLFDLVVARIHQWIAPIARVEHVRRDLPALAAVAFGSDVTYNDVFMAVGRVENEGRATAPWTVEGGWICEPDFPQRLRDAVEATANEDGIIALDDAARAVGIDRETFEEFCAREMMAKWMILDDHVVVRTGNYPDRAVAVLALQGEPMTAEDMVEASGGGNARSAANQFSVDPRLVKVTASKWALARWEHEEFSSIADWIGQRIESSENTVEIPGLGEIPAVGVAELIAEAEAKEVAESSVKLYANGSDYQTIDGMVIRRPAEETQRVSRVPEETRDLVNIDGHWHQLVTVTHDHLRGSGSSVGSGLANHFDLGWGEEKIFESRLGDQRLGVNKLGQTNTSTVRRFLEDLGAQEGDRVFLRFGNDGTFDVIPAPAVRIGAAAGTSAGSGGSGGSGDSVDSHVGNSGVGDLGAGDLAAGDLGAGEAHPPIAIVYDALGLPATDFRGSSEQLLEPINVALGLRPGAPRRRAVALLTHRRQEDLADIVRGLS, encoded by the coding sequence ATGCACAACCCGCAGCGCTACGCCGTCATCGACCTGGAAACCACCGGCTTCAGCAAATCCGATCGCGTGATTGAGATCGGTGTGGTTCTGCTGGACCAAGCGGGCAATGTGGAACGAACGTGGGAGACCATCGTGCAACCCAACCGCGATATTCCCAATAGCTTCGTGCATAAACTCACGCCCTCGCACCTGGTGCATGCCCCTCAATTCGAAGACATCGCCGGGGAACTCGCGGAGATCCTTCACGGGCGCACCATCATCGCCCACAACGCGCCCTTCGATATCAGGTTTTTGACTACCGAGTTCGAAAGAATCGGCGTCACACTTCCTGCCTACGGCGCTTGGGTCCACGACACCTTGCCGCTGTGCCGCCAGTGCTTCCCGGAAACCAACGGATCGCTAGACAAGGTCGCCAAGCTTTTGGGCATCACCAACGACCGCCCGCACGCCGCTCTAGCCGATGCGCTGGCGACCGCGGAAATCTATCGCCACCTGCGCAATGACCTCGGCCGGGTGGCTTCCGGCGCCGCAAGTCTCGCCGTGCCACCGACAACTTATCCTCGCCGCGGGCGGGCGATCTCTCGGGACGACGCCACTGGGGCCGCGCCACACGACGGCAGTTGGCTGGCGGGCCTGGCGGCGAAGCTCCCCGGAGGGCGCGGAACAGCGGATTCCGACCGTTACCGCAAGCTGCTCGCAGCGGCACTTGCGGATAGGCACCTGTCAGCCAGCGAGATTAAGCAGTTGGAGGAAAGCGCTGTCCGCGACGGGATATCGCACGATGACATCCTGGCGATTCACGAAGACTTCCTGCGGCAACTGTCGGTAGAAGCGTGGCTGGATGGTGTAGTCACCGAGGAAGAAAAGCACACCCTGCGCACAGTGGCTGGTCAGCTCGGCGTGGACGCGAACCTGACGGAACAGCTCATTGCCACGCCCCAAACCGGCGAACAAACCGTGGGATTGACATTGACGCCGGGCGATCGAGTGACGTTCACCGGGCAACTCGACTTGCCCCGCGGCGAGTGGGAACAGCGCGCGAAGTCGGTGGGACTAGATGTCGGGGGAGTGACGAAGAAGTCCGTCCTTGTGGTTGCCGCTAACCCGGATTCCACCAGCGGGAAAGCGCGGAAGGCCCGCGATCTTGGCGTGCCGATTATCGGTGAGCGCGTGTTCGCGCAGTTGCTTTCCGCTATGGCGGAGGCCGAGACGTCCCCGGAACCCGACATGGATGCTGCTGGGGTGCACAGCGCAGAGCCGAAGAGGACCGCATTGTTCCCATGGCTGCGGGAGGTCGAATTCGAAGAAACCGAAGAATTCGACACCTTGCGAGCCGCGGAGCTGTGGATTGAGCACCATCCGACACGCGCGTTGCATTCCCTTTCGCACGTGTTCGGAGGAGTGCAAGGGGACGAAGCTCGCGGGCAGAACCACGGTGGAATGCTGGAACTGCGTGTAGACACCCCTACGGAACGGCGATGGATGGAACTGTTCGTCAACCCGCTGGATGCGAGTGTGATGGACCTGCGGGGCGTCAAAGGAATGGGGAAGCAGCGCGTAAGAAACGCTGTTGAGCGTGTAGTTCTGGCCGCGATCGACGCCGAAGAAGCGACCGGAGAACATTTGGAAGATGGCGATCGGTTGGGTGCGGGAATGTATGGGGGATTGGCTGATGAATTCTATGACTCCGAAGGGGATGGGGCTGGGGTTGAGTCTGTGACTGGGGCCGAGGCTACGGCTGGGGTTGCGACGCGAAGTGGGCTGCGCAGCGGGGAGATGCTGGCTAGTGTGCCCACGAATGAGGTGCGTTTGTGGTTGGGATGGCTGCAGCTCAGCGGAATGAATGCGGAGGCTGCGGGGAGCGTGGTGCCTACCGCTAACGACTCGCTGGCGGAGTACGTGCCGAACCTGATCGACAGTTGCGGGGAGGTAGATCCGGTAGAGGATGTGTTCCGTGTGGCGGTGGACCCACTGCGTGCGGCAACGCGGGGTGACAACCGGAAGTGGTTGATCCTGATGGAGCGTTGGTTCGGCGCGGCCACGCTCGATGAGCTGGGGCAAAGGATGGGTGTGACTCGCGAGCGCGTGCGTCAGTTAGAAAAGCAGATGGCGGAGCAATTCGAGGCCCATCGGGATTTGTTTGACCTGGTTGTGGCGCGGATTCATCAGTGGATCGCGCCAATCGCCCGGGTGGAGCACGTGCGCAGGGACCTGCCGGCGCTGGCCGCGGTCGCTTTCGGCAGCGACGTGACCTACAACGACGTGTTCATGGCTGTGGGGCGCGTGGAGAACGAGGGACGGGCAACAGCGCCATGGACTGTTGAAGGTGGGTGGATTTGCGAGCCAGATTTTCCGCAGCGGTTGCGCGATGCCGTGGAGGCTACGGCGAATGAGGACGGCATTATTGCCTTGGACGACGCGGCGCGGGCCGTGGGCATCGATCGCGAGACGTTCGAGGAATTCTGCGCGCGCGAGATGATGGCGAAGTGGATGATCCTGGATGATCACGTAGTTGTCCGAACCGGTAACTACCCGGATCGTGCGGTGGCGGTGCTGGCGCTGCAGGGCGAGCCGATGACAGCGGAGGACATGGTGGAGGCCAGTGGTGGCGGCAATGCCCGGAGCGCGGCCAACCAGTTCAGCGTGGATCCGCGATTGGTGAAAGTTACGGCGTCGAAATGGGCGCTCGCGCGGTGGGAACACGAGGAGTTCAGCAGCATCGCAGACTGGATTGGCCAGCGGATCGAGTCCAGCGAGAATACGGTCGAGATTCCCGGGCTCGGCGAAATCCCTGCCGTAGGCGTCGCGGAGCTCATCGCCGAGGCGGAAGCCAAGGAAGTCGCGGAAAGCTCGGTGAAGCTGTACGCCAACGGTAGTGACTACCAAACCATCGATGGAATGGTCATCCGTCGGCCAGCGGAAGAGACTCAACGAGTGTCCCGCGTTCCAGAGGAAACTCGCGACCTCGTGAACATCGATGGTCACTGGCACCAGCTGGTGACGGTGACTCACGATCATCTACGTGGCAGTGGTTCCAGCGTGGGGTCCGGCCTGGCCAATCACTTCGACCTCGGATGGGGGGAGGAGAAGATATTTGAGTCGCGCTTGGGTGACCAGCGGTTGGGTGTGAACAAGCTGGGGCAGACTAACACCTCTACCGTGCGGCGATTCCTCGAAGACCTGGGCGCGCAGGAAGGTGATCGCGTGTTCCTCCGCTTCGGCAACGACGGCACTTTCGACGTGATCCCAGCCCCGGCTGTTCGAATTGGAGCGGCAGCGGGAACGTCGGCGGGATCGGGTGGCTCGGGTGGCTCGGGAGATTCCGTCGACTCGCACGTTGGCAACTCAGGTGTTGGTGATTTGGGTGCTGGTGACTTGGCTGCTGGCGACTTGGGTGCTGGCGAGGCGCACCCACCTATCGCCATTGTTTATGACGCCCTCGGCCTGCCCGCCACCGATTTCCGCGGTTCATCGGAGCAGCTTTTGGAGCCGATCAATGTTGCCCTCGGGTTGCGTCCGGGAGCTCCGCGCCGACGGGCGGTCGCGTTGCTTACGCACCGTCGGCAAGAAGACCTCGCGGACATTGTGCGCGGGCTGAGCTAA
- a CDS encoding DUF349 domain-containing protein, whose product MSWSNGDWQAKQEQFRNAAYLKESLIQEAQQLAHSDDFRSAGPRMKQLSAEFKNAGFAGKDENQRLWDEFSHARSTFYERQNQYYEQRDLEAQRNASQKRRIISELQSLLGAQDFREPGQRAKSLHAEWKAIGFAGHDENQMLNDQYYSIRNEFYEQSRLHWEQRSMEMELNKNNRMRLVDQAEFIADHPDPKSMSGDMRTLLQQWREQRGPLKKEDREELNRRFWAAKDRFYSRRDAQFTQG is encoded by the coding sequence ATGAGCTGGAGTAATGGCGATTGGCAAGCCAAGCAGGAGCAATTCCGTAACGCAGCATACTTAAAAGAAAGCCTGATTCAAGAGGCACAGCAGCTGGCTCACAGTGATGACTTCCGGTCGGCTGGCCCCCGGATGAAGCAACTAAGCGCGGAATTCAAGAACGCCGGTTTTGCGGGCAAAGACGAAAATCAACGCTTGTGGGATGAGTTCTCTCACGCACGTAGCACTTTCTACGAACGCCAGAATCAATACTATGAACAGCGAGATTTAGAAGCTCAAAGGAATGCGTCACAAAAGAGAAGAATCATTTCTGAGCTTCAATCGCTTCTTGGAGCCCAAGACTTTCGCGAGCCCGGCCAGCGGGCGAAATCATTGCATGCAGAATGGAAAGCCATTGGGTTTGCTGGTCATGACGAAAACCAGATGCTGAACGATCAGTATTACTCCATTCGTAATGAATTTTACGAACAATCAAGACTTCACTGGGAACAGCGCTCTATGGAAATGGAGTTGAACAAGAACAACCGGATGCGGCTGGTAGATCAAGCCGAGTTCATAGCCGATCATCCTGACCCGAAAAGTATGAGTGGCGATATGCGGACACTGCTGCAGCAGTGGAGGGAACAGCGCGGTCCGCTCAAAAAAGAAGATCGGGAAGAACTGAACCGGCGGTTCTGGGCGGCCAAAGATCGTTTTTATTCACGCCGCGACGCGCAGTTCACGCAAGGCTAG
- a CDS encoding integrase core domain-containing protein has protein sequence MFLPACQRPDELLKDNSTDSPDHARLLVGQWSRRYNKLHPHSSLCYLSLRQYAEQSRQREHGLRLE, from the coding sequence TTGTTCCTACCAGCGTGCCAGAGACCAGACGAACTGTTAAAAGATAACAGCACCGACAGCCCTGATCATGCCCGACTACTCGTAGGACAATGGTCACGGCGCTACAATAAGTTACATCCGCATTCCTCGCTGTGCTACCTCAGCCTGCGGCAATATGCGGAGCAATCGAGACAAAGAGAACACGGTCTACGCTTAGAATGA